From the Lactuca sativa cultivar Salinas chromosome 9, Lsat_Salinas_v11, whole genome shotgun sequence genome, the window GGTTTGCCAGTTCAAGTTCGCGATACTGCACTAAGTATCAACTCAAATGATTCGATTCCAAAGAGTGATGTGAATAGGGAATACTTTGCAGAAGAACATGATCGTAGGGTACGTAACTTTCCAATTTATATACTCTATTTCCCCCTAAATAATGCATACTTTCCATTTATATCAAGTCCCATGAAAGATGCAATGCAACATTTTCTTTTTAGGTTAAATGcatgaaatagcaatgtacttgcattgatttgtttattatatcatCATGCTTTCATATTTTTCTTATTACCACATTGCCCTCTGAAAtctctacccaattatagcaatgttATTTAAATACAAAGCAATTTCCACTGCTCTATATCGGTAATTTTTTAAGTATAATgttttaattaagaaaaaaacTGACTAGAACATTGCTATAATTTGGTAGTTTCTTCAAAGTATAatgttctaaaccttttccaataagaaaaaaactgaaagtacaatgTGCTAATAAGAAAAGATATTGAAAGTACAACAATGTAATAGATAGAAAAAAAAAGTGTGTTTGATATATAGTACACAAatgaatgaaagtacattgctatttcttgtattTTGAGCTTTGCCTTCCTTTTTTCACTAAGctttaaatcttttttttttgtttgctagtaattgtttaattttggtcCAATCTTCTTTATTTTGTTCTCATGAAGGAGCTTTAGGCCTTGTTTCGTTTATTTACTCATTAAGTACCCTTTcttctttttttgttttattaaaaaggtaAATTTGTTTTATTCTGAACTAATTAAAACAGGCTAGAGCGGGTTTGGATTATGAGTCTTCGTATGGGAAAGAAAGGCCAAGTGATACTATTTTGAAACTGCAAAGGACAACACCATATTATAAGAGAAATCGAGCACATATTTGCAGTTTCTTTATTCGAGGTGAATGTACAAGAGGTGCTGAATGCCCTTACAGACATGAGATGCCTGAAACTGGCGAGTTATCTCAGCAGAATATCAAAGATCGTTACTATGGGTATGTCACTattttatttttcctattttttatAACTTAATTTCCTATTATAATCTTATTCGACATTGTAGTTTTTATCCCACTGATATATATCAGACTATCCATGCCAGACGCAGTACAACCTGTTGTTATGTCCTGTCCTATTTGtcatataacattttttttttaattatgattACAGAGTTAACGATCCGGTTGCATTAAAACTACTAAACAAAGCGGGTGAAATGCCGTCACTCGAACCCCCAGAAGACGAAAGCATTCGAACACTATACATAGGCGGCCTCGATGCAAGAGTCACCGAACAAGACCTCCGGGACAGTTTCTACACACACGGTGAAATCGAATCCGTCAAAATTGTCTCGCAACGTGCATGTGCGTTTATCACGTACACCACACGCAAAGGAGCTGAAAACGCGGCCAATGAACTTTCAAACAAACTTGTCATCAAAGGCCTCCGGTTAAAACTCATGTGGGGCCGACCACAAGCACCGAAACTAGACAGTGGTGAAGCGCTCCCGAATGAAGCCCGACATGTGGATCATGCCGGGCTGGTACCCCGTGCGGTTGTATCGCAGATACAACCGCCCGGTCAGGACCACCAAATGCCACCGCCGCCGATGCATTATTTTAACATCCCGCTGCCATCGGACCACCATGGACGGGCGTTTTACCCGTCCATGGATCCTCAGAGGATGGGGGCGGTGATTCGGAGTCAAGATGGAAGTGGGGGTAGTGGGTCGGGTGAAAATATAAATCGTGCTTCAAGTGGTGGTGGTCCACAGTATGCTGCATATCCGCCACCACCGCCTCCTCctcaaggtggtggtggtggacgaTATTATCAGCAGTATTATCCACCGCCACCGTATGGTTATGGACCACCACCACCAGTTCCGGGACCGTATCAACAATACCCTCCACAGTCTCATCCGTCCGCAATGCCACCACCAGGACAAGGTGGTGTTCCGGCGGCTGCAGGAGGGCCGCCTCCACAACAATGAAGGCAAAAACTTTTGGTCTTAGCTGTCTCATGAACATGAAGGGATTATACACATCTTTGTAATGTTTGTACCTCAGACTGTTGGATATAGAAGAgatgtttgttttttattttcttttttaagttttttaaagTTCTTTAAATTTTTTACTGCATGCTGCTTTTGAATATTCTCGAAACGaacatcttttttattttttcttttcagAACAGTTGACCATCAACCTCTTGACTCACATTCCATTCAACCTAATGCTGGTTGGTTATAAGCCTTTTGGTGTTAACTGTATTATTTAAGGGTTGGCT encodes:
- the LOC111879004 gene encoding zinc finger CCCH domain-containing protein 40, with product MAHRILRDVEADGWERSDFPIICESCLGDNPYIRMTKANYDKECKICTRPFTVFRWRPGRDARYKKSEICQTCSKLKNVCQVCLLDLEYGLPVQVRDTALSINSNDSIPKSDVNREYFAEEHDRRARAGLDYESSYGKERPSDTILKLQRTTPYYKRNRAHICSFFIRGECTRGAECPYRHEMPETGELSQQNIKDRYYGVNDPVALKLLNKAGEMPSLEPPEDESIRTLYIGGLDARVTEQDLRDSFYTHGEIESVKIVSQRACAFITYTTRKGAENAANELSNKLVIKGLRLKLMWGRPQAPKLDSGEALPNEARHVDHAGLVPRAVVSQIQPPGQDHQMPPPPMHYFNIPLPSDHHGRAFYPSMDPQRMGAVIRSQDGSGGSGSGENINRASSGGGPQYAAYPPPPPPPQGGGGGRYYQQYYPPPPYGYGPPPPVPGPYQQYPPQSHPSAMPPPGQGGVPAAAGGPPPQQ